In Brevibacillus brevis NBRC 100599, a single genomic region encodes these proteins:
- a CDS encoding FtsK/SpoIIIE family DNA translocase yields MPLSRRKKERSQAALASVVKIELLGLLIIVLSLIGLLESGWLGKNVLALLFRFIAGSWDFIIPVLLIGMAIHMMFTRKSPKLTYRVLGIALIGVAILTWDHMILYKQITADGKFAEQSIIKVTWDRIWLDHGQKVSTTGVGGGMIGALFFAVTNGLVGTIGTGLVIVFLFLVGLMFLFNLSYVNILMFAKDKLALFYGKAKHTVKDSVQLLQEESEKRKKEAKEAEEARKQKQSAEENEAIAVTALKEQKPHSQPANQEEAVQQLNAPLIRDFTDRIALEEDEEPSNPGHQARAAQPKPNQEITFALEGEAEIFGTIDTGEEKNTIPYELPSLQMLARPKASATGKDVDHTSNAAKLVQTLKSFGVNATVSEVHRGPAVTRYEVQPATGVKVSRIVSLTDDLALALAAKDIRIEAPIPGKSAIGIEVPNSEVAVVSLREVLEAPEYQDAAGKLTVALGRDISGEPIVADLTKMPHLLVAGATGSGKSVCINGLIMSILFKAKPEEVKLMMVDPKMVELNVYNGIPHLLAPVVTDPRRASVALKKVVAEMERRYNLFAKTGSRNIEMYNAQVEGTPLPYIVVIVDELADLMMVAPGEVEDAICRLAQMARASGIHLIIATQRPSVDVITGVIKANIPSRIAFGVSSMADSRTILDMGGAEKLLGRGDMLSLPMGASKPTRVQGAFVSDKEVEEVVRFVKEQQEVRYNEEMIPGDVQEEQQPVVDDELYDQAVQIVSEAQTASASLLQRRLRVGYTRAARLIDMMEAQGVVGPYEGSKPREVRLPRPSIESNIS; encoded by the coding sequence ATGCCATTGAGTAGGAGAAAAAAAGAGCGTTCACAAGCGGCATTGGCCTCAGTTGTCAAAATAGAGCTGCTGGGACTTCTCATCATTGTGCTGTCCTTGATCGGGCTATTGGAGAGTGGATGGCTGGGCAAAAATGTACTGGCACTTCTATTTCGGTTTATTGCGGGCTCATGGGATTTTATCATTCCTGTTCTGCTAATCGGTATGGCCATACATATGATGTTTACGAGAAAGTCACCGAAGCTTACTTACCGCGTCTTAGGGATAGCGCTCATTGGTGTGGCGATTTTGACCTGGGATCACATGATTTTGTACAAACAAATTACCGCAGATGGAAAATTTGCAGAGCAAAGCATTATTAAGGTTACATGGGACAGGATTTGGCTCGATCATGGTCAGAAAGTGTCCACCACCGGGGTAGGTGGAGGAATGATCGGTGCTCTGTTTTTTGCGGTGACAAACGGTCTTGTTGGAACAATTGGTACTGGTCTGGTGATTGTGTTTCTTTTCCTCGTGGGACTGATGTTTCTGTTCAATCTTTCTTATGTAAACATTTTGATGTTTGCCAAGGACAAGCTCGCTTTGTTTTACGGAAAGGCCAAGCATACAGTGAAGGACTCTGTACAGCTTTTGCAGGAAGAGAGCGAGAAGAGAAAGAAAGAAGCAAAGGAAGCCGAAGAGGCTCGCAAGCAAAAGCAATCGGCGGAAGAGAACGAGGCCATTGCTGTCACGGCGTTGAAAGAGCAAAAACCTCATTCACAACCTGCTAATCAGGAGGAAGCAGTCCAGCAACTGAATGCCCCATTAATTCGTGATTTTACGGATCGCATTGCGCTGGAAGAGGATGAAGAACCGAGTAATCCTGGTCATCAAGCGAGAGCTGCACAACCGAAACCGAATCAGGAGATTACGTTTGCACTTGAAGGAGAAGCAGAAATCTTCGGTACAATAGATACCGGAGAAGAAAAGAATACCATACCGTATGAGCTGCCAAGTCTGCAAATGCTCGCAAGGCCCAAAGCGAGTGCAACAGGTAAAGACGTTGATCATACCTCAAATGCGGCAAAATTAGTGCAGACACTGAAGAGCTTTGGCGTCAATGCAACTGTTTCCGAGGTACATCGAGGACCGGCTGTTACACGTTACGAAGTTCAGCCTGCTACAGGGGTAAAAGTAAGCAGGATTGTCAGCTTGACGGATGATCTTGCATTGGCACTGGCAGCAAAAGATATCCGTATTGAGGCACCAATCCCAGGGAAATCAGCTATCGGTATCGAGGTTCCGAACTCGGAGGTAGCGGTCGTATCACTACGAGAAGTGTTGGAAGCTCCCGAGTATCAAGATGCAGCAGGAAAGCTTACCGTTGCTCTTGGCCGGGATATTTCCGGAGAGCCGATTGTAGCCGATTTGACCAAAATGCCCCATTTGCTCGTAGCGGGTGCGACTGGAAGCGGTAAATCAGTCTGTATTAACGGATTAATCATGAGTATTTTGTTCAAGGCCAAACCAGAAGAAGTCAAGCTGATGATGGTTGACCCGAAAATGGTGGAACTGAATGTGTACAACGGAATTCCGCATTTGTTGGCTCCAGTTGTGACTGACCCGAGAAGGGCTTCTGTTGCATTGAAAAAAGTCGTGGCAGAGATGGAACGGCGCTATAATTTGTTTGCCAAAACAGGTAGCCGCAATATTGAAATGTACAATGCACAAGTGGAAGGCACCCCACTTCCCTATATCGTCGTCATCGTCGATGAGCTTGCGGACTTGATGATGGTAGCTCCGGGAGAAGTGGAGGATGCGATTTGTCGACTCGCGCAAATGGCTCGTGCTTCCGGAATTCATCTCATCATCGCGACCCAGCGTCCTTCCGTAGATGTCATTACGGGTGTGATCAAGGCAAATATCCCATCCCGCATTGCCTTTGGCGTATCTTCCATGGCTGACTCTAGAACGATTCTCGATATGGGTGGAGCAGAAAAGCTTCTCGGTAGAGGGGACATGCTATCACTGCCGATGGGGGCATCCAAGCCGACCCGTGTTCAAGGAGCTTTTGTATCTGACAAGGAAGTAGAAGAGGTCGTTCGTTTTGTAAAAGAACAGCAAGAGGTTCGCTACAATGAAGAGATGATCCCGGGTGACGTGCAGGAGGAGCAACAGCCAGTTGTGGATGATGAACTGTACGATCAAGCCGTCCAAATCGTTTCAGAAGCCCAAACGGCATCGGCATCCTTGTTGCAGCGTCGTCTCCGTGTCGGTTATACGCGGGCGGCACGATTGATTGATATGATGGAAGCCCAAGGAGTAGTCGGTCCTTATGAGGGAAGCAAGCCTCGTGAGGTTCGTCTTCCACGCCCGTCCATTGAAAGTAATATTTCATAA
- a CDS encoding YlzJ-like family protein has translation MILYSIIPMETVFENMEQVEKQELKEITMGHATMLIELTGPFEGKIVRLISPDPQDYLKEQYAPGQKIQFQPEWLA, from the coding sequence ATGATCTTATACTCCATCATTCCGATGGAAACGGTTTTTGAGAACATGGAGCAAGTGGAGAAGCAAGAGCTGAAAGAGATAACGATGGGTCATGCCACGATGCTCATTGAGCTAACCGGACCGTTTGAAGGAAAAATCGTCAGGCTGATTAGTCCAGATCCGCAAGACTACCTGAAGGAGCAATACGCACCCGGACAAAAAATTCAGTTTCAACCTGAGTGGCTCGCCTAA